The genomic DNA TGTTTTCACAAAGTATGACACCTGCAGACTGCTGTTGGCCAAGAAGCAatgggggacatttactaaaagtggtgcacacagaatctggtgcagctgtgcatagtaaccaatcagcttccaggttttattgtcaaagcttaatggaacaagctgaagttaaaagctgattggttactttgcacagcggcaccagattttgtgtgcaccagtttgagtaaatctccccccattgtGTTCCCACCTCTCTCTGTAGGCCTGCATACATATATCACCTGATACAACCTAGAGGAAGTGCTGTCCAGGAGAGATGATTGAGGGCAGTCGGATGTTGACTGCACATCCAACCATCCGCTACagtctatagccagctttagggCCTTTTGTTCATGTCACACTGCTTTTGCCCCCTCTATATATTCTAAGGAGAATGTAAAATAAGCTTGAAACAGCTTAGAAGGAAGACAACTGCAGGTCAGAAGAAGGTCAACTGCTCCTGTGAAGATGTATCTCAGACTGATCTCAAAAACAAAGGAAgaaggtgcaccagcctagtgcattactgtATTACTCGTTTAATAAATTTTAATAGTCAAATGTACTCACAAAAGAAGAAAGCACTACCAAATGCCACCCAATGTCAGTCCATCGGGTAGGGCACAGCTAACGTGTATTGAGGGCCATGCTCTCTTCctctgagctctgaggaagagggcacaTTCCTTGAAAAAGGTTAGCTGTGCCCTACTCGGTAGACTGATGTTGGGTGGCATTTGTTTATGGTAAGCTCGTGTCTTTCTTCTtttgtgagtacatttgtctattaacaTCTATTAAACAAGTTATacagtaatgcactaggctggtgagCTTTCCtcgtttgtttgtgtttttgttgtgGTTACCATGAACTGAAGAAGCCAGCAAGGCTATAGTGTATAATTTGGTGGTTCCAGTCGGCGAATACCTGTAGTAACCCATTTGATGGTCCAAGATGTTGGAAATGTCCACATTGGTTCTATGAGGTTGGGCTACCACCAGGAAAATCAGCATACCTGTAGTGCCGAGTTGGTTTAAACGTTCTTGATCTCAAACAGGCACACTGCACTTGCTCATTGGCACAAGCACTTAGAGAATCCTTTTCTATTCATGGGATGGTTTTTAAAAGACTGGCATTAAGTGTCGCCTGCAGGGCCATTTGGTCAAAAGTCCTGCTTTTGGTCTGCTCACGGATCTTATCCCGAAAATGGAAAGAAGCTCTAGCGATCCGCCGCCCTTCTTCATTTATAGCTTCTTTTTCCTTCTGGATCCTTTCACTCTTCTGGTCCTTTATTTTGATGCTGTGCACTATTTCCATGCGCTGGTTCTCCTTTTCTCTGTCAACTTTTTTCTTCAAAGCTTGGTGGGCACTCTCCTTGATGAAGTTGAGTTCTTGTGCCCTCTTGGCCTTGCCCAGCATGCTTCTGTCTAGATTGTCTTTGGCCTGCTGGATCTTGTGGTCAGTCAAGCGAGTCAGCATTTTTTTGTGCTCCATCTGCTCTTTTTCCAGACGCATAGCCCGGAGCTTTGTCATGAGCTTTAGCTCATCCTCCCTGGATGCCTTCTCATACAAGTCCTTGTTCCTTTCCTCCACTAATTTTTCTTTGAGCTCTTGTGATCTTTGCTCTTTCTGTTGGATGAAAACTCTCTTGACATGCTCCTCAGCTTTGGCCTGGTTGTCTACTTTTTCTTTCAGTTTGGAATGCCGAAGCTTCTCATACTCATTTTTTATTTGGATGTTCTTCTTCTCCTGTAAATCTTTGACCATTTTAACTTTGAAGGCCTTAATCATCCTTTCCTCCAGTGGATGACCACTGGTGTTTTCATGGCTGATGTTCTTGCTCCTTAAATCCACCATGGCCTTGGTCAAACCATATTTAAGGTAAGCCTTTTGCTCCTGCAATTGTGTTCTGTGGGAGGACATATGGATGGGGTCCACCTGCCAGTCAAGTTGGGAGCTCCAGCTTCGCCTCCTATGGTTCTGTAGCTGAATTGGCAAGCTTTGTCTGTCCAGGGCGGCTCGGATATACCTCTCCTCGTTCTTCAGGTTATCCCAGGCCTGCTGGGCTTGTACCCTTCTCTGTTTAAGCATCTCCTCTTCCTGGTGTTTCAACAACATCAAAGCACCGATTTTCTTATCTCGATCGGGTAGCGAGGCCCTAAGCTCTTTCTCCACCATCCTGCCCATGCGGCGCGCCTTCTCCTCCATCTGATTAAGGTCACCCTGACTCAGACTTTTTTGCAGTGTCCCTAAGCCCCTTCTGTGGCCCCTGGTTGAGGTACCTTGAGGGACCCGGCGATCTGTACAAAGAGGTGGAGGGTTTTGTTGATCAGGGAAAAGGAGTGGGGAACAGTCTCTGTGGCCCCTGGTTGAGGTTCCTTGAGGGACCCTGCGATCTGTACAAAGAGGTGGAGGGTTTTGTTGAtcagggaagaggagtggagaatAGTCTCTGTGGCCCCGGGTAAAGATATCCAGAGGATTCTGTTGGTCAGTGCAAAGAGGTGGAGGGTCCCTTTGATCTAGGGAGGTGGGTGGAGGACAGTCTTTGTGCTCTCCAGAGGTGTGGGAAGAGGCTCTGTCTGGTTGGCAGTCCTCTTGTAGCAGCTCCATCCTCAGCTGTCTGCACATATCCAGCTTGTGGCGGCGCTCTATCTCCTGAGCCACGTACAGGTCATTCAGTCGCTGGCTGCTGACCTCTGGGTTCCCCTCTCTCACCTCTTCCAAGGACTTGTACAGCAGCTCAATAGGTTTCACCCCCAGCCGGGCACAGGCCTCCAGAGAACGCGGGCTGGTCAGGACGTAGCGGCTGCTCACCCCATCCTCGAAGTTGCTGAGGTCCAGGTGAAGGCTTGGGGATTGCCTGCCGTCCTCCATGCTGACTCCTGAGCTTGTAGAGACTCTCAAAGAAGCTTCTCTGGTTGCCGGGGAGACCTAGCATTGCATGATTGTTCTTTCAGTACACTCCCAGCATTCCTGCAGGGGGTGGGTCAGGTGACCAGTATGAGCAACATCTCCACACACATAATTGGAGCTCTAGGTGGCTTTATCCTCTAGGAGTCCCTCCTGTCACTGCAACTGTTAACTATTTCAATACCTTTGCATTACACTAAACCTTCCCTCCTCCTAGCTGCAGCCATTAACCCTCCCTTACCTTA from Aquarana catesbeiana isolate 2022-GZ linkage group LG04, ASM4218655v1, whole genome shotgun sequence includes the following:
- the CCDC185 gene encoding coiled-coil domain-containing protein 185 translates to MEDGRQSPSLHLDLSNFEDGVSSRYVLTSPRSLEACARLGVKPIELLYKSLEEVREGNPEVSSQRLNDLYVAQEIERRHKLDMCRQLRMELLQEDCQPDRASSHTSGEHKDCPPPTSLDQRDPPPLCTDQQNPLDIFTRGHRDYSPLLFPDQQNPPPLCTDRRVPQGTSTRGHRDCSPLLFPDQQNPPPLCTDRRVPQGTSTRGHRRGLGTLQKSLSQGDLNQMEEKARRMGRMVEKELRASLPDRDKKIGALMLLKHQEEEMLKQRRVQAQQAWDNLKNEERYIRAALDRQSLPIQLQNHRRRSWSSQLDWQVDPIHMSSHRTQLQEQKAYLKYGLTKAMVDLRSKNISHENTSGHPLEERMIKAFKVKMVKDLQEKKNIQIKNEYEKLRHSKLKEKVDNQAKAEEHVKRVFIQQKEQRSQELKEKLVEERNKDLYEKASREDELKLMTKLRAMRLEKEQMEHKKMLTRLTDHKIQQAKDNLDRSMLGKAKRAQELNFIKESAHQALKKKVDREKENQRMEIVHSIKIKDQKSERIQKEKEAINEEGRRIARASFHFRDKIREQTKSRTFDQMALQATLNASLLKTIP